In one Corythoichthys intestinalis isolate RoL2023-P3 chromosome 16, ASM3026506v1, whole genome shotgun sequence genomic region, the following are encoded:
- the LOC130931662 gene encoding heme-binding protein 1-like, protein MFGMIKNSLFGNTEETEYKLLSTETKDGVSFEVRRYDAAKYAVVSSEGRTYDQVTGELVRKLLMYIGGSNEQGEAMGTAAPTIITVYPRNDGVLSRRLVVAIRIPTTYQQSPPTPTDSTIRVEERPGMTVYTLQFGGFAGESEYRAEALRLTRTLGETAPFQRKQYFCCSYDSPLKPYGRRNEVWFIQEEP, encoded by the exons ATGTTCGGAATGATCAAGAATTCGCTCTTCGGAAACACCGAGGAGACAGAATATAAACTACTAAGCACAGAAACCAAG GATGGAGTCAGCTTTGAGGTACGGCGCTATGACGCCGCCAAATACGCTGTTGTTTCTTCTGAGGGGCGCACTTACGACCAGGTGACCGGAGAGCTGGTGAGGAAGCTGCTCATGTACATCGGTGGAAGCAATGAGCAAG GTGAGGCCATGGGTACAGCAGCACCCACCATCATCACCGTCTACCCTCGGAATGATGGTGTTCTATCCCGTCGTCTGGTGGTCGCCATCCGAATTCCAACTACGTACCAGCAAAGCCCCCCAACACCGACGGACAGTACTATAAGGGTCGAGGAGCGGCCTGGCATGACTGTTTATACACT GCAATTTGGAGGTTTCGCAGGTGAGAGTGAATACCGAGCAGAGGCCTTGCGTTTGACACGCACCCTTGGCGAGACGGCCCCATTCCAGCGCAAGCAATACTTTTGTTGCAGTTACGACTCGCCGCTAAAACCTTACGGCCGCCGCAATGAGGTGTGGTTTATACAGGAAGAGCCGTAG